ACACTTTCTCCTTCAGTGGCTCGCCCAGAATGCCCGTCGGTCTCACCAAAAGGAAGAAGATGAGAAGCCCGAACACGAAAGCGTCCCGGTAGCCCGACAGGTGGGGAAGCAGCCCCACCGTCATGATCTCGACGATCCCGATGAGAAAGCCCCCGATCATCGCTCCCACGATATTCCCGATGCCGCCCACCACCGCCGCCGTGAACGCCTTCCAGCCCGGGTAGATCCCCATCAGCGGGTTGACCTGCGGGAACTGGAAGGACCACATGATGCCGCCCGCAGCGGCCAGTGCCGAACCCAGAGCGAACGTGTACGAGATCACCCGATCCACGTCGACGCCCATGAGTCTCGTCGTTTCAATGTCCCGGGAAAGAGCCCGCATGGCGGTGCCGATTCGCGTCCGGTAGACGAGCACCAGAAGAAGCAGCACGAGCGCGACGGTGAGCACAGGCACCCACAGCGTCACGCCGGGGATGCGAAACGGGCCAACAGAGTACGCCCGGGCCATGACGCCCGGCACCGGCATGCCCTTGGGCCGCCCGCCCAGCATGACAAGCCCCAGGTTTTCGATGAAAAACGAGACGCCTACCGCGGTGATGAGCGCCGAGATCCGGGGCTCATT
This portion of the Bacillota bacterium genome encodes:
- a CDS encoding branched-chain amino acid ABC transporter permease, which gives rise to MTADVVVQQLLNGISLGGLYSLLAIGYTMVYGILRLINFAHGDVFMVGAYTAFYLVGIFRLPWWIAAPGAALFTALVGVTIDRAAYRPLRNEPRISALITAVGVSFFIENLGLVMLGGRPKGMPVPGVMARAYSVGPFRIPGVTLWVPVLTVALVLLLLVLVYRTRIGTAMRALSRDIETTRLMGVDVDRVISYTFALGSALAAAGGIMWSFQFPQVNPLMGIYPGWKAFTAAVVGGIGNIVGAMIGGFLIGIVEIMTVGLLPHLSGYRDAFVFGLLIFFLLVRPTGILGEPLKEKV